From one Solanum stenotomum isolate F172 chromosome 12, ASM1918654v1, whole genome shotgun sequence genomic stretch:
- the LOC125846823 gene encoding alpha-farnesene synthase-like codes for MACINIVSIASTMQPQKLHHTIEKQSHPERISTYKPNIWKYDHLLSLTSQYSEGKYKIEAEKLKEEVGCMFSNTTSPVAQLELIDGIDKLGLSAYFEVDTNEALENTILYMKTSSNSKDLYATALCFRLLRERGYHASQDMLKDLFDGKGKLPPDVKTLLELLEGSHLSIDGEELLNDIRLLSTKNLKNLSLDVDRFTSNPLAWRVRWYDVRTHIVNTAQNCNTNPMLLKLAKLNFNIIQATHQKDLKDVIRWWRNLCIVENLGFTRDRIVESFFFAVGIASEPEHGSMRKWLTKVIQLILIIDDVYDIYASLPDVQQFTRAIEKWDPKEVQRLPECIQICFKALHDTMEDISVEIQRQKGGPSPLPHLKQVWVNFCKALLVEATWYHNGHIPTLEDYLHNGWTSSSGPLLSLHVIFGLTNENLHLCKNCQEIIYHTSLIIRLCNDQGTSTAELERGDVASSIICYMQEENVSEDVAREHIESIILNSWKKINYHFNSLSTSHRKIIKHVINEARMAHLMYHSGDGFGVQDGETQDQVLINLVEPII; via the exons ATGGCTTGCATAAACATAGTCTCTATTGCTTCAACCATGCAGCCACAGAAACTTCATCATACTATTGAAAAACAAAGTCATCCAGAAAGGATCTCTACCTATAAACCAAACATTTGGAAATATGATCATCTACTTTCTCTTACAAGTCAATATTCT GAAGGAAAGTACAAAATTGAAGCAGAAAAGCTAAAAGAGGAAGTTGGTTGCATGTTTTCAAACACTACTAGTCCAGTGGCTCAGCTAGAGCTTATAGACGGAATTGACAAACTTGGCCTAAGTGCTTACTTCGAGGTTGATACAAATGAAGCTTTGGAaaatacaattttgtacatGAAAACTAGTTCCAACTCAAAGGATCTCTATGCTACTGCATTGTGCTTTAGGCTTCTTAGGGAACGTGGCTACCATGCTTCACAAG ATATGTTGAAGGATTTGTTTGATGGGAAAGGGAAATTACCTCCAGATGTAAAAACATTATTGGAGCTTTTGGAAGGGTCACATCTGAGCATTGATGGTGAAGAATTACTAAACGACATAAGATTGTTGTCTACCAAAAACCTCAAAAATTTATCATTAGATGTTGACAGATTTACTAGTAATCCCTTGGCATGGAGAGTGAGATGGTACGATGTTAGAACACACATTGTTAATACTGCTCAAAATTGCAACACAAATCCAATGTTGCTCAAATTAGCTAAACTTAACTTCAACATTATTCAAGCCACACACCAAAAAGATCTCAAAGATGTAATAAg ATGGTGGAGGAATCTTTGCATAGTTGAAAATTTAGGGTTTACAAGGGACAGAATAGTAGAAAGCTTCTTTTTCGCTGTAGGAATTGCGTCAGAGCCTGAACATGGAAGCATGAGAAAATGGCTAACCAAAGTGATTCAATTGATACTTATAATAGATGATGTTTATGATATTTATGCTTCTTTACCCGATGTGCAACAATTCACCCGTGCCATAGAGAA GTGGGATCCAAAAGAAGTGCAAAGGCTACCAGAGTGTATACAGATATGTTTCAAAGCATTGCATGATACAATGGAAGACATATCTGTTGAAATTCAACGACAAAAAGGTGGCCCTTCACCATTACCTCATCTCAAACAAGTG TGGGTCAACTTCTGTAAAGCGTTACTAGTGGAAGCAACATGGTACCACAATGGTCATATACCAACACTTGAagattatcttcataatgggTGGACTTCATCTTCCGGTCCTTTACTTTCATTACATGTCATTTTTGGTCTCACAAATGAAAACCTTCATTTATGCAAAAATTGCCAAGAAATTATTTACCACACTTCCCTTATAATTCGACTTTGCAATGATCAAGGTACCTCAACG GCGGAACTAGAGAGAGGTGATGTGGCTTCATCAATTATATGTTACATGCAAGAAGAAAATGTTTCAGAGGATGTAGCCCGAGAGCATATTGAAAGCATAATTTTGAATTCATGGAAGAAgattaattatcattttaataGCCTTTCTACATCACATCGAAAAATTATTAAGCATGTAATAAATGAAGCGCGAATGGCACATCTCATGTACCATTCTGGAGATGGATTTGGGGTCCAAGATGGTGAAACTCAAGACCAAGTCCTTATCAACTTGGTTGAGCCTATTATATAA
- the LOC125846838 gene encoding CRIB domain-containing protein RIC10-like produces MVGFLVITFLLCLDYLKKDDGQCSSKLRRRNTPFFSIRFYQERQRNWFFTFKCCCCYLYSVSSRSRGCLLYWGFTYSSMGTKMKGIYKYISNIFVVKEREIEIGFPTDVKHVAHIGWDGQSGNAPSWMNEFKTGPDFAATSIGNSGSAHSPWASQDYTESMRQQQSSDLYRDVTPTVGPKKQKRRKAKSTSSPRSGSSSSSRSSRAEKSKTKFVEGNAKPLNIEVA; encoded by the exons ATGGTTGGTTTCTTGGTTATTACATTTTTACTATGCCTAGATTACTTGAAGAAAGATGATGGGCAATGCAGCAGTAAGTTGAGGAGAAGGAATACCCCTTTTTTTTCTATCAGATTTTATCAAGAAAG GCAAAGGAATTGGTTCTTCACATTTAAGTGCTGCTGCTGCTATCTGTATTCTGTTTCATCTCGGAGCAGAGGGTGTTTGTTGTATTGGGGTTTTACATACTCTTCTATGGGAACCAAAATGAAGGGGATCTACAAATACATTTCTAATATTTTTG TTGTGAAGGAGAGGGAGATAGAAATTGGATTTCCAACTGATGTTAAGCATGTGGCACATATTGGTTGGGATGGACAATCAGGCAATGCACCTAGTTGG ATGAATGAATTCAAGACTGGGCCTGATTTTGCAGCAACTTCTATTGGTAATTCTGGTTCTGCACATTCTCCATGGGCATCACAAG ATTACACAGAGTCAATGAGACAGCAACAATCATCTGATCTTTACAGGGACGTAACACCTACAGTGGGTCCTAAGAAACAAAAGCGGAGGAAGGCCAAGTCGACATCCTCTCCTAGGTCTGGTTCATCATCCTCGTCAAGGTCATCACGAGCAGAAAAATCCAAGACTAAATTTGTCGAAGGCAATGCTAAACCACTAAACATAGAGGTGGCTTAA
- the LOC125846819 gene encoding COBRA-like protein 10, with protein MKMVSKSIIFYIILFSVNIKAQDYDGKLPPAENNCNGIFLSYVFISRTKELPHVKNATAQAWAFKATATVLNAGIYELKNWKIFIGFQNRELLVSASNAVLLSGDDFPAPVGNGTYLAGYPQADLKTSIDTAGDVKKIQAEIELTGTQFGIKPPGYPMPKTIKLFNDGYKCPAAKRKATKMHVCCVKDPKFKVKNFTTKYFPRQNGDLLISYDVMQAYPNNYQAQVTIQNSNPLGRLDQWNLTWEWMRGEFIYSMRGAYTRKKDYSNCVYGAAGQYYKDFDFSKVLNCEKKPTIADLPRERAQDKDVGMLPFCCRNGSIMPTVMNATNSKSVFQLQVYKLPPDLNLTALYPPERWKIVGLLNPDYKCGQALRVDEAQFLDPTGLHATVIAIASWQIVCNITKPKDRANRCCVSYSAYYNDSAIPCNTCACGCDNSVKCSQNAPGLLLPPEALLVPFANRREKSLYWAKLKHYHVPKQLPCGDKCGVTINWHIDSNYKSGWTARITLFNWGAVNFVDWFVGIQFKKTGSGFAQAFSFNGTLLRNINDTIFLKGLPGLNYLMAEADGPKPGDPRVPGKQQSVLRFNKKHLKGIDILKGDGFPTKLLFNGEECALPTHLLAADGRKWRAKSWVIAIITLLTFLLMLKDLQ; from the exons ATGAAGATGGTCTCAAAATCCATCATCTTTTACATAATCTTGTTTTCTGTCAATATTAAGGCACAAGATTATGATGGTAAATTACCACCTGCAGAAAATAACTGCAATGGTATTTTTTTATCCTATGTATTCATCTCTAGGACGAAAGAACTTCCGCATGTAAAGAATGCAACTGCACAAGCTTGGGCCTTTAAGGCTACAGCAACAGTACTTAATGCAGGTATATATGAGCTCAAGAACTGGAAAATCTTCATTGGGTTTCAAAATCGCGAACTTTTAGTCTCAGCTAGTAATGCTGTTTTATTAAGTGGTGATGATTTTCCTGCTCCTGTTGGAAATGGAACTTACCTAGCTGGCTATCCTCAGGCAGATTTGAAAACGTCGATTGATACTGCTGGTGATGTTAAGAAGATTCAAGCAGAGATTGAGTTAACAGGTACACAATTTGGAATCAAGCCACCAGGTTATCCCATGCCTAAAACTATTAAACTTTTCAATGATGGATACAAATGTCCAGCAGCGAAACGCAAAG CAACAAAAATGCATGTCTGCTGCGTGAAAGATCCAAAATTTAAGGTTAAAAATTTCACAACCAAGTATTTCCCACGGCAAAATGGTGATCTTTTGatctcttatgatgttatgcaaGCCTATCCGAATAACTATCAAGCACAAGTGACCATACAAAATAGTAATCCTTTGGGACGCCTTGATCAGTGGAATTTAACTTGGGAATGGATGAGAGGGGAGTTCATATACTCGATGAGGGGTGCATACACTCGCAAGAAAGACTATTCAAATTGTGTCTATGGTGCTGCAGGACAGTACtataaagactttgattttTCTAAAGTCTTGAATTGTGAAAAGAAGCCTACTATAGCTGATTTGCCTCGAGAAAGAGCTCAAGATAAAGATGTAGGTATGTTGCCATTCTGCTGCAGGAATGGTAGCATCATGCCCACTGTAATGAATGCAACCAATTCAAAGTCTGTGTTTCAGTTACAAGTCTATAAGCTTCCACCAGATTTGAATCTAACAGCTCTCTACCCTCCCGAAAGATGGAAAATTGTCGGTCTACTTAATCCGGATTACAAATGTGGACAAGCCTTAAGAGTAGATGAAGCACAGTTTTTAGATCCAACTGGACTTCATGCTACTGTAATAGCTATTGCAAGTTGGCAAATAGTCTGCAATATCACAAAGCCAAAAGATAGAGCGAATCGATGCTGTGTTTCATACAGTGCCTATTACAATGATTCTGCAATCCCCTGCAACACTTGTGCATGTGGTTGTGACAATTCTGTCAAATGTAGTCAAAATGCACCAGGACTGCTTCTTCCTCCAGAAGCACTTCTGGTGCCATTCGCAAACAGAAGAGAGAAATCCTTGTATTGGGCTAAACTAAAGCACTATCATGTCCCTAAGCAGTTACCTTGTGGCGACAAGTGTGGGGTTACCATAAACTGGCATATCGATTCAAACTACAAATCAGGGTGGACTGCTCGGATTACTCTATTCAATTGGGGAGCAGTTAATTTCGTGGACTGGTTCGTTGGCATCCAGTTCAAGAAAACAGGTTCAGGATTTGCACAAGCTTTTTCTTTCAATGGAACTTTGCTTCGAAACATAAATGACACAATTTTCTTGAAAGGACTACCTGGTTTAAATTACTTGATGGCAGAAGCTGATGGACCAAAACCTGGAGACCCTAGAGTACCCGGAAAGCAACAATCTGTCCTTAGATTTAATAAGAAACACTTAAAAGGTATTGATATATTAAAGGGGGATGGATTTCCAACAAAGTTGCTATTCAATGGGGAAGAATGTGCACTTCCCACACATCTTTTAGCAGCAGATGGAAGAAAATGGCGTGCAAAATCTTGGGTAATCGCCATCATAACGTTGTTAACCTTCTTGCTGATGCTAAAAGACCTTCAATGA